DNA from Mucilaginibacter mallensis:
TCTTATGAAAATATATAAACTAAGTTTTCTTTTACTGTCTTTTATGGCTTTTATCGCTGGATGCAAGAAGTATGCTATAATTCCTTCATTAAAAGACCCCGCGTATATCCGGGTATTTAATGACTTAAATAACCCGGTTGATGTTTTTCATAGTCAGCAGGCGGCACCGTTCTTAACTTTTTTAATGGACCCAAAAACCGACGGCGCCGGTATCCCCAATGATGCAGCCGTTATTGGCGATGCTTTAGGCACCAGGCAATTATTCAGTTTATCGTATCCCATAAATGAAGCTAACAGTTCTACAGGCGGCCAGCTTATAGGGTATGTAAATGGTAGCTATATCCTTGAGCCACCGGTGTTATATCCCGTAAATCATGAGTATCCCGGCAATGCGCCGGTACTTTCCGCTTCGTTTATAAATGGTTTTGATCTTTCTGCATGGGCGCAAGCGCCATCCGGTAAACACCGTATCATGTTTGTGGTAAGGCCCCAGAATGCTGTTGGTTTTAAAGATCTCTCAACGGCCCAACGAGGGAATATTTTATTGGACACCACCGTAAATTTTGAGAAAGGAGAAGTTTACACACTGGAAGTAATTTCCCGGGACCTGGACAATAATAAATACGGCTTATACATCCGTCAGGAACAATTTATTCATCAGTCATTTCAGGCTGATAAGGTCTATGTCGGTTTTACCAATCTTTCAGGCAAAACACCTATAGCGGGGCAATATGGTTCAGGGTTTTTCTTTTGGGATAAAATAAACATCAACTATTCTTACAATATCTTAAATGATGCTATCTCCAACGCCACGTATTTTTCATATAACCCATATCTGGGATACGATAATAATTATTATACCACTTTAAATACTAAAATGGATACTGACATCCCATACCTGACCCTGCCTTTGCTACCTGAAAGTTCATTTTTTTACCAGGCCCTGATTCGCACCTACAGTCCCGTTCCTTTAAATAACCCAGCTAATTATCAGGGCTCGCTTCCCTATTTCAGTTTCGCGCTGAGTAATGCTGATTCCCCGGTTTCTAATCCAAATACATTTCCTGTCGAAACGTTTCGACTAGACTGTAGTGCAGATCCGAATACCATCAATAATTATGATACGAGAAATTCTTCCGTGACAAACTATACGCCTAATCTTAACCTGGTTGTAAATACAGGTAACACTTACCATGTATACGGCACATTGAATATTATGGAGATAGTTTATGACCGGGTGTACCTGATGCAGGTCCAACGGGGCTTTAATGAGATACCTAAAAATTAAACGATCAATGAAAAATAGCTATTTATTAATTGCCGGCGTATTATTATTAGGTATGCAGGCGGCCTGTGTTAAAGAACCAGAAGCCATATCATCACAGGCAACAGGCAGCCGGCCGCTGCTAACCATTTTAAAGAATAACTTCTCTTACAGTATGTTTTATACGGCGCTGGAACGTACTGGATTGGATAAAACACTGGGGGGCAAAGGCCCGTTTACTGTATTGGCACCTGACAACGATGCCTTTACTTTGTCGGGGATTAATGCTGACAGCCTTTCCCGTATTGATACTGCCACATTAAAAAAAATAATCAGTTATCATATTATACCGGCAAGTATCTCATACGCGTCCATTCCGCAAACTATTGACTTTGCTTATAAAAGCCTGGCCGGTCAGCTGGTTTATTTTTCAGTACCCATTCCTGGGCCTCAGCAAACCCAATATGTAGGCAACCAAATTCTACATATTAATGGTGTAACGGTTAATAAATTGGATATAGCAGCCAGCAATGGATATATCATGGATCTCAGTAAGGTATTAAACTATCCCGCAGCATCTGTAAAGGCGTATTTGGAGAGCACACCACAATACAGCTATTTTGTGCAGGCGCTCAAGCAATTCGGACTGTTTAACATGCTTGACAAGCCGGGGCCTTTTGTTGTATTGGCTCCTACCAACAATGATTTTATACAGAATGGGATAGATCAGGCGGCAATTGCAAATTTAGATA
Protein-coding regions in this window:
- a CDS encoding fasciclin domain-containing protein, which codes for MKNSYLLIAGVLLLGMQAACVKEPEAISSQATGSRPLLTILKNNFSYSMFYTALERTGLDKTLGGKGPFTVLAPDNDAFTLSGINADSLSRIDTATLKKIISYHIIPASISYASIPQTIDFAYKSLAGQLVYFSVPIPGPQQTQYVGNQILHINGVTVNKLDIAASNGYIMDLSKVLNYPAASVKAYLESTPQYSYFVQALKQFGLFNMLDKPGPFVVLAPTNNDFIQNGIDQAAIANLDTLTYKKFLFSADILSPQLFFLSDFFDAPLQPTFPAYVTPDVLLLFTADRYNGVSYGVVPYNYIAIQANPFPPDYGDPYLYDATYAPIGFSDPDHLAVNGVVHGTSDLPVLPDSAKIHR